One part of the Eleginops maclovinus isolate JMC-PN-2008 ecotype Puerto Natales chromosome 14, JC_Emac_rtc_rv5, whole genome shotgun sequence genome encodes these proteins:
- the LOC134875841 gene encoding uncharacterized protein LOC134875841 isoform X2 encodes MCQSRDVLFLSCLFLTVLSQDGHTLLPQNVSLRWIHDFQQQLIWAPPQHSMEKCKYEGYAKLKNTENDKEKSDMTSPWQLDFVMEGGFLEMSVKSVCGDKTSEPVVRNVTYPELVRDLQCYVTSSTQTHCIWKNTIHTPSDMGFFYHLTTAFKKNDSSPPTYDIRECPSYNITGDLRTGCDLKADVQNNMLIAFNGTLNKKPVRNTFRVVLIADVRPPALQWTVTKKRDSFQISWTKPNISMSWEYTIRYTECTETKTLQVKDNATSTTLPIVSHCPYKIAIQAKSLGGETPWTDDKDFAADTDPNAWVYAAVIIPLLIAFLAGLAILCCRENWKILFPKIPIPRDLISGISNNNNNNNKSMGPPLYVPAEKEDNFNITLVTDPQISKPDI; translated from the exons ATGTGTCAAAGTCGGGACGTCTTGTTTTTAAGCTGCCTCTTTTTAACGGTCCTGTCCCAAGACG GACACACGTTATTACCACAAAATGTGTCCCTACGCTGGATTCATGACTTCCAGCAGCAGTTGATCTGGGCACCACCACAGCACTCGAtggaaaaatgcaaatatgaaggTTATGCAAAATTAAAGAACACAGAAAATGACAAGGAAAaa TCTGATATGACGTCCCCCTGGCAGCTGGATTTCGTGATGGAAGGGGGGTTTctggaaatgtctgtaaaaagTGTCTGTGGTGACAAAACCAGTGAGCCGGTGGTCAGGAATGTCACCTACCCAG AGCTGGTGAGGGACTTGCAGTGCTACGTAACATCCAGCACACAAACTCACTGCATCTGGAAGAATACCATTCACACTCCCTCGGATATGGGGTTCTTCTATCA CTTAACCACGGCTTTCAAGAAAAATGATTCCAGCCCGCCCACCTACGACATTAGAGAGTGCCCATCGTACAATATCACCGGCGACCTCAGGACCGGCTGTGATCTGAAGGCCGACGTCCAAAATAACATGCTCATTGCGTTTAACGGGACGCTGAACAAGAAGCCTGTGAGGAACACCTTCAGGGTAGTGCTCATTGCCGATG TGAGACCTCCTGCCCTTCAGTGGACTGTCACCAAAAAAAGGGACTCATTCCAAATCAGCTGGACTAAGCCCAACATCAGTATGTCTTGGGAATACACAATCAGATACACTGAATGCACTGAGACAAAG ACGTTACAGGTTAAAGACAACGCAACATCGACTACGTTGCCAATTGTCTCTCACTGTCCGTACAAAATTGCCATTCAAGCAAAAAGCTTGGGAGGAGAGACACCATGGACTGACGACAAGGATTTTG ctgcagacacagaccCCAATGCGTGGGTGTATGCGGCCGTTATCATCCCGCTGCTGATCGCTTTCCTGGCAGGCCTGGCCATCCTGTGTTGCAGGGA GAATTGGAAAATCCTCTTCCCCAAAATCCCAATACCTCGTGACCTCATCAGCGGAATttctaacaacaacaacaacaacaaca AGAGCATGGGCCCCCCCCTGTACGTCCCCGCAGAGAAGGAGGACAACTTTAACATCACTCTGGTGACAGACCCCCAAATCAGCAAACCGGACATCTGA
- the LOC134875841 gene encoding uncharacterized protein LOC134875841 isoform X1: MCQSRDVLFLSCLFLTVLSQDGHTLLPQNVSLRWIHDFQQQLIWAPPQHSMEKCKYEGYAKLKNTENDKEKSDMTSPWQLDFVMEGGFLEMSVKSVCGDKTSEPVVRNVTYPELVRDLQCYVTSSTQTHCIWKNTIHTPSDMGFFYHLTTAFKKNDSSPPTYDIRECPSYNITGDLRTGCDLKADVQNNMLIAFNGTLNKKPVRNTFRVVLIADVRPPALQWTVTKKRDSFQISWTKPNISMSWEYTIRYTECTETKTLQVKDNATSTTLPIVSHCPYKIAIQAKSLGGETPWTDDKDFAADTDPNAWVYAAVIIPLLIAFLAGLAILCCRENWKILFPKIPIPRDLISGISNNNNNNNNKSMGPPLYVPAEKEDNFNITLVTDPQISKPDI; this comes from the exons ATGTGTCAAAGTCGGGACGTCTTGTTTTTAAGCTGCCTCTTTTTAACGGTCCTGTCCCAAGACG GACACACGTTATTACCACAAAATGTGTCCCTACGCTGGATTCATGACTTCCAGCAGCAGTTGATCTGGGCACCACCACAGCACTCGAtggaaaaatgcaaatatgaaggTTATGCAAAATTAAAGAACACAGAAAATGACAAGGAAAaa TCTGATATGACGTCCCCCTGGCAGCTGGATTTCGTGATGGAAGGGGGGTTTctggaaatgtctgtaaaaagTGTCTGTGGTGACAAAACCAGTGAGCCGGTGGTCAGGAATGTCACCTACCCAG AGCTGGTGAGGGACTTGCAGTGCTACGTAACATCCAGCACACAAACTCACTGCATCTGGAAGAATACCATTCACACTCCCTCGGATATGGGGTTCTTCTATCA CTTAACCACGGCTTTCAAGAAAAATGATTCCAGCCCGCCCACCTACGACATTAGAGAGTGCCCATCGTACAATATCACCGGCGACCTCAGGACCGGCTGTGATCTGAAGGCCGACGTCCAAAATAACATGCTCATTGCGTTTAACGGGACGCTGAACAAGAAGCCTGTGAGGAACACCTTCAGGGTAGTGCTCATTGCCGATG TGAGACCTCCTGCCCTTCAGTGGACTGTCACCAAAAAAAGGGACTCATTCCAAATCAGCTGGACTAAGCCCAACATCAGTATGTCTTGGGAATACACAATCAGATACACTGAATGCACTGAGACAAAG ACGTTACAGGTTAAAGACAACGCAACATCGACTACGTTGCCAATTGTCTCTCACTGTCCGTACAAAATTGCCATTCAAGCAAAAAGCTTGGGAGGAGAGACACCATGGACTGACGACAAGGATTTTG ctgcagacacagaccCCAATGCGTGGGTGTATGCGGCCGTTATCATCCCGCTGCTGATCGCTTTCCTGGCAGGCCTGGCCATCCTGTGTTGCAGGGA GAATTGGAAAATCCTCTTCCCCAAAATCCCAATACCTCGTGACCTCATCAGCGGAATttctaacaacaacaacaacaacaacaacaag AGCATGGGCCCCCCCCTGTACGTCCCCGCAGAGAAGGAGGACAACTTTAACATCACTCTGGTGACAGACCCCCAAATCAGCAAACCGGACATCTGA
- the LOC134875841 gene encoding uncharacterized protein LOC134875841 isoform X3 has product MTSPWQLDFVMEGGFLEMSVKSVCGDKTSEPVVRNVTYPELVRDLQCYVTSSTQTHCIWKNTIHTPSDMGFFYHLTTAFKKNDSSPPTYDIRECPSYNITGDLRTGCDLKADVQNNMLIAFNGTLNKKPVRNTFRVVLIADVRPPALQWTVTKKRDSFQISWTKPNISMSWEYTIRYTECTETKTLQVKDNATSTTLPIVSHCPYKIAIQAKSLGGETPWTDDKDFAADTDPNAWVYAAVIIPLLIAFLAGLAILCCRENWKILFPKIPIPRDLISGISNNNNNNNNKSMGPPLYVPAEKEDNFNITLVTDPQISKPDI; this is encoded by the exons ATGACGTCCCCCTGGCAGCTGGATTTCGTGATGGAAGGGGGGTTTctggaaatgtctgtaaaaagTGTCTGTGGTGACAAAACCAGTGAGCCGGTGGTCAGGAATGTCACCTACCCAG AGCTGGTGAGGGACTTGCAGTGCTACGTAACATCCAGCACACAAACTCACTGCATCTGGAAGAATACCATTCACACTCCCTCGGATATGGGGTTCTTCTATCA CTTAACCACGGCTTTCAAGAAAAATGATTCCAGCCCGCCCACCTACGACATTAGAGAGTGCCCATCGTACAATATCACCGGCGACCTCAGGACCGGCTGTGATCTGAAGGCCGACGTCCAAAATAACATGCTCATTGCGTTTAACGGGACGCTGAACAAGAAGCCTGTGAGGAACACCTTCAGGGTAGTGCTCATTGCCGATG TGAGACCTCCTGCCCTTCAGTGGACTGTCACCAAAAAAAGGGACTCATTCCAAATCAGCTGGACTAAGCCCAACATCAGTATGTCTTGGGAATACACAATCAGATACACTGAATGCACTGAGACAAAG ACGTTACAGGTTAAAGACAACGCAACATCGACTACGTTGCCAATTGTCTCTCACTGTCCGTACAAAATTGCCATTCAAGCAAAAAGCTTGGGAGGAGAGACACCATGGACTGACGACAAGGATTTTG ctgcagacacagaccCCAATGCGTGGGTGTATGCGGCCGTTATCATCCCGCTGCTGATCGCTTTCCTGGCAGGCCTGGCCATCCTGTGTTGCAGGGA GAATTGGAAAATCCTCTTCCCCAAAATCCCAATACCTCGTGACCTCATCAGCGGAATttctaacaacaacaacaacaacaacaacaag AGCATGGGCCCCCCCCTGTACGTCCCCGCAGAGAAGGAGGACAACTTTAACATCACTCTGGTGACAGACCCCCAAATCAGCAAACCGGACATCTGA